A genomic segment from Xiphophorus maculatus strain JP 163 A chromosome 6, X_maculatus-5.0-male, whole genome shotgun sequence encodes:
- the LOC106700208 gene encoding zinc finger and SCAN domain-containing protein 2-like isoform X1: MCSVQPLREFIRERLAAAAEENFSEVENTVRLLESRWGTDTHPEPTGPQHHTHPEPTGPEPTELQLLKVPEDPVLTDPKLWSQEQNHRPDPGEAEPGRDVVLQIRELFCGSGIGSVQFGGEQGHRHQLPDTKPCRAELPQQQDSDQVLMGRQLQNHGRTWRLDQEEPALSLKQEYQEDPEPSWIKQNQEDLCVCQEEEQPDPETFMAVPTDEESDQTEPEPNPGSEPLQGSKVKSRKKRRKYAESSSGSESLDDDDDDDGGAAAQVTYWTASPAEDVVSVGSEGGRPSTSSAPTDSGPCGTASARRSAANWARRTPAAETLYSCNTCGKRFRFNCRYLSHMRTHTGEKPFSCRQCGKSFTQGGSLWRHVRTHSGEKPFSCRTCGRSFSQKTGLLGHIRTQHRGAEPGFG, encoded by the exons ATGTGTTCCGTTCAGCCTCTGAGAGAGTTCATCAGGGAGAGACTCGCTGCTGCCGCGGAGGAGAATTTCTCCGAGGTGGAGAACACCGTCAGGCTGCTGGAGAGCCGCTGGGGGACCGACACACACCCGGAACCAACAGGTCCGCAACACCACACACACCCGGAACCAACGGGTCCGGAACCAACAG AACTCCAGCTGCTGAAGGTTCCTGAGGACCCGGTTCTGACTGACCCAAAACTATGGAGCCAGGAGCAAAACCACAGACCCGACCCGGGTGAAGCAGAACCGGGCCGGGATGTGGTACTGCAGATCAGAGAGTTATTCTGCGGTTCTGGAATCGGCTCGGTCCAGTTTGGAGGAGAACAGGGTCATCGGCACCAGCTGCCGGACACGAAACCTTGCAGAGCAG AACTTCCACAGCAACAAGATTCTGATCAGGTACTGATGGGCCGGCAGCTCCAGAACCACGGTAGGACCTGGAGACTGGACCAGGAGGAACCAGCACTATCACTGAAGCAAGAGTACCAGGAGGATCCAGAACCGTCCTGGATcaaacagaaccaggaggatctgtgtgtctgtcaggaggaagagcagccGGACCCGGAGACGTTCATGGCGGTTCCGACTGATGAAGAAAGTGATCAgactgaaccagaaccaaaccctGGGTCAGAACCTCTTCAAGGATCTAAAGTCAAGTCcaggaagaagagaagaaaatatgcAGAAAGTTCTTCTGGGTCAGAGAGtctggatgatgatgatgatgatgatggtggagcTGCGGCCCAGGTGACATATTGGACAGCATCCCCAGCCGAGGACGTTGTCTCTGTGGGTTCAGAGGGAGGACGACCTTCGACCTCATCGGCCCCCACCGACAGCGGACCCTGTGGGACGGCGTCCGCTCGCCGGTCAGCAGCGAACTGGGCCCGGCGGACTCCAGCAGCAGAGACTCTGTATTCCTGCAACACCTGCGGGAAACGCTTCCGGTTCAACTGCCGCTACTTGTCCCACATGAGGACCCATACGGGGGAGAAGCCGTTCTCCTGCAGGCAATGTGGGAAAAGTTTCACTCAGGGGGGAAGTTTGTGGCGACACGTCAGAACGCATTCCGGAGAGAAACCGTTCAGCTGCAGAACATGTGGGCGGAGCTTCAGCCAGAAGACGGGTCTGCTGGGCCACATCAGGACTCAGCACAGAGGGGCGGAGCCAGGCTTTGGCTGA
- the LOC106700208 gene encoding zinc finger and SCAN domain-containing protein 2-like isoform X2 codes for MCSVQPLREFIRERLAAAAEENFSEVENTVRLLESRWGTDTHPEPTELQLLKVPEDPVLTDPKLWSQEQNHRPDPGEAEPGRDVVLQIRELFCGSGIGSVQFGGEQGHRHQLPDTKPCRAELPQQQDSDQVLMGRQLQNHGRTWRLDQEEPALSLKQEYQEDPEPSWIKQNQEDLCVCQEEEQPDPETFMAVPTDEESDQTEPEPNPGSEPLQGSKVKSRKKRRKYAESSSGSESLDDDDDDDGGAAAQVTYWTASPAEDVVSVGSEGGRPSTSSAPTDSGPCGTASARRSAANWARRTPAAETLYSCNTCGKRFRFNCRYLSHMRTHTGEKPFSCRQCGKSFTQGGSLWRHVRTHSGEKPFSCRTCGRSFSQKTGLLGHIRTQHRGAEPGFG; via the exons ATGTGTTCCGTTCAGCCTCTGAGAGAGTTCATCAGGGAGAGACTCGCTGCTGCCGCGGAGGAGAATTTCTCCGAGGTGGAGAACACCGTCAGGCTGCTGGAGAGCCGCTGGGGGACCGACACACACCCGGAACCAACAG AACTCCAGCTGCTGAAGGTTCCTGAGGACCCGGTTCTGACTGACCCAAAACTATGGAGCCAGGAGCAAAACCACAGACCCGACCCGGGTGAAGCAGAACCGGGCCGGGATGTGGTACTGCAGATCAGAGAGTTATTCTGCGGTTCTGGAATCGGCTCGGTCCAGTTTGGAGGAGAACAGGGTCATCGGCACCAGCTGCCGGACACGAAACCTTGCAGAGCAG AACTTCCACAGCAACAAGATTCTGATCAGGTACTGATGGGCCGGCAGCTCCAGAACCACGGTAGGACCTGGAGACTGGACCAGGAGGAACCAGCACTATCACTGAAGCAAGAGTACCAGGAGGATCCAGAACCGTCCTGGATcaaacagaaccaggaggatctgtgtgtctgtcaggaggaagagcagccGGACCCGGAGACGTTCATGGCGGTTCCGACTGATGAAGAAAGTGATCAgactgaaccagaaccaaaccctGGGTCAGAACCTCTTCAAGGATCTAAAGTCAAGTCcaggaagaagagaagaaaatatgcAGAAAGTTCTTCTGGGTCAGAGAGtctggatgatgatgatgatgatgatggtggagcTGCGGCCCAGGTGACATATTGGACAGCATCCCCAGCCGAGGACGTTGTCTCTGTGGGTTCAGAGGGAGGACGACCTTCGACCTCATCGGCCCCCACCGACAGCGGACCCTGTGGGACGGCGTCCGCTCGCCGGTCAGCAGCGAACTGGGCCCGGCGGACTCCAGCAGCAGAGACTCTGTATTCCTGCAACACCTGCGGGAAACGCTTCCGGTTCAACTGCCGCTACTTGTCCCACATGAGGACCCATACGGGGGAGAAGCCGTTCTCCTGCAGGCAATGTGGGAAAAGTTTCACTCAGGGGGGAAGTTTGTGGCGACACGTCAGAACGCATTCCGGAGAGAAACCGTTCAGCTGCAGAACATGTGGGCGGAGCTTCAGCCAGAAGACGGGTCTGCTGGGCCACATCAGGACTCAGCACAGAGGGGCGGAGCCAGGCTTTGGCTGA
- the LOC102234324 gene encoding E3 ubiquitin-protein ligase TRIM21-like — protein sequence MSSGSSRRSEDQFLCSICLDVFTDPVSTPCGHNFCKTCITQDWDGNVPYKCPLCNEHFTCRPQLRVNTFIKEMVDQFRREAQQEASSSSEQQAAKPGEVPCDVCTGPKLKALKSCMVCLTSYCQTHLEPHLTAPRLKTHQLMEPVENLEDRMCLQHDKPLELFCRNDQTCVCLVCPVLDHKNHELVPLREESEGKKAELRKMEAEVQEMIQERRLKIQEIRESVKISKDAANREKAEGVQVFTALIESAERGLKELLKEIQDKQETTEKQAEDFIRDLEQEISELKKRSSEVKQLSQDEDHLHLLQSFSSLKDAPPTKTWTEVRVHPPSHERTVVRAVAHLEETIREKKMKKLLEVELKSVQQFAVAVTLDPDTAHLDLILSDDGKQVRDGDMRKNLPDNPERFSKCVFVLAEQSFSSGRFYFEVQVKGKTDWTLGVVRESVDRKGNITLCPQNGFWTVGLRNGNSYKAAAGPSVWLFLHPGPQKVGVFVDYEEGLVSFYDVDAAAMIYSFTGCCFKEKLYPLFSPGLSDEGKNCSPLIICPVYHTSCCSDEAP from the coding sequence ATGTCTTCTGGCAGCAGCCGGCGGTCTGAGGATCAGTTTCTGTGCTCCATCTGTCTGGATGTGTTCACTGATCCAGTCAGCACACCATGTGGACACAACTTCTGCAAGACCTGCATCACTCAGGACTGGGACGGAAATGTTCCCTACAAATGTCCTCTGTGTAATGAACATTTCACCTGCAGACCTCAGCTCAGAGTCAACACCTTCATCAAAGAGATGGTTGATCAGTTCAGACGTGAAGCTCAGCAGgaagccagcagcagctcagagcaACAAGCTGCCAAGCCAGGAGAAGTTCCCTGTGACGTCTGCACTGGACCCAAACTGAAGGCCCTGAAGTCCTGCATGGTGTGTCTGACCTCCTACTGCCAGACTCACCTGGAGCCTCACCTGACCGCTCCACGTCTGAAGACTCATCAGCTGATGGAGCCGGTGGAGAACCTGGAGGACAGGATGTGTCTGCAGCACGATAAACCTCTGGAGCTGTTCTGTAGGAACGACCAGACATGCGTCTGCTTGGTCTGTCCTGTTTTAGACCACAAGAACCACGAGCTGGTTCCTCTGAGAGAAGAATCTGAAGGAAAGAAGGCAGAGCTGAGGAAGATGGAGGCTGAAGTTCAGGAGATGATCCAGGAGAGACGACTGAAGATCCAGGAGATCAGAGAGTCGGTGAAGATCAGTAAAGATGCTGCAAACAGAGAGAAAGCAGAAGGTGTTCAGGTCTTCACGGCTCTGATAGAGTCTGCTGAGAGAGGCCTGAAGGAGCTCCTCAAGGAGATCcaagacaaacaggaaactaCAGAGAAACAGGCTGAAGACTTCATCAGAGATCTGGAACAGGAGATCTCTGAGCTGAAGAAGAGGAGCTCTGAGGTCAAGCAGCTCTCACAGGATGAAGatcacctccacctcctccaaaGCTTCTCCTCCCTGAAAGATGCTCCACCCACCAAGACCTGgacagaggtcagagttcatccaCCATCACATGAGAGGACTGTAGTGAGAGCTGTGGCTCATCTGGAGGAGACGATCAGGgaaaagaagatgaagaagctCCTAGAGGTTGAGCTCAAGAGTGTCCAGCAGTTTGCAGTGGCTGTGACTCTGGATCCTGATACGGCTCATCTTGATCTCATCCTGTCTGATGATGGAAAACAAGTGAGAGATGGAGATATGAGGAAAAATCTTCCAGACAATCCAGAGAGATTTTctaagtgtgtttttgttttagcagaGCAGAGTTTCTCTTCAGGCAGATTTTACTTTGAGGTTCAAGTTAAAGGAAAGACTGACTGGACTTTAGGAGTGGTtagagaatctgttgacaggaaagGAAACATCACTCTGTGTCCTCAGAACGGTTTCTGGACTGTTGGGTTGAGAAATGGAAATTCTtacaaagctgctgctggacctTCAGTCTGGCTCTTTCTCCATCCTGGTCCTCAGAAGGTGGGGGTGTTTGTGGATTATGAGGAGGGTCTGGTCTCCTTCTATGATGTAGATGCTGCTGCAATGATCTACTCCTTTACTGGCTGCTGCTTCAAGGAGAAACTCTACCCATTGTTCAGTCCTGGCCTTAGTGATGAAGGTAAAAACTGTTCTCCTCTGATCATCTGTCCTGTTTATCACACTAGTTGTTGCTCTGATGAAGCTCCATGA